gttggtgggattaaggaggtcttcgaagtattccgcccaccgacgcacgacgtcccgagtcgaggtcagcagcacaccacccccactgtaaacagtgttggtactgcactgcttccccctcctgagacgtcggatggtggaccagaatcgcttcgaagccgtacggaagtctttctccatggcctctccgaactcttcccacgcccgagtttttgcctcggcgaccagccgagccgcctgccgcttcgactgccggtacacatcagctgcttccggagtcccacaggccaaaaaagcccggtaggactccttcttcagcttgacggcttccctcaccgctggtgtccaccagcgggttcgagggttgccgccacgacatgcaccgacaaccttgcggccacagctccgactagccgcctcagcaatagaggcgtggaacatggtccattcagactcaatgtcccccgcctccctcgggacgtgtttaaagttctcccggaggtgggagttaaagctccgcctcacaggggactccgccagacgttcccagcaaaccctcacagtacgtttgggcctgcccggtcggaccggcttcctcccccgccatcggagccaactcaccaccaggtagtggtcggtggagagctccgcccctctcttcacccgagtgtccaagacatgcggccgcaggtcagatgaaacgacaacaaagtcgatcattgaactgcgacctagggtgtcctggtgccaagagcacatatggacacccttatgcttgaacatggtgtttgtgatggacaatccatgacgagcacagaagtccaacaacaaaacaccactcgagttcagatcaggtgggccattcctcccaaccacgcccctccaggtcccactgtcattgcccacgtgagcgttgaagtcccccagcaaaacgagggagtccccaggaggggcactctccagtaccccttccaaggactccaaaaagggtgggtaatctgaactgctgtttggcgcataagcgcaaacaacagtcagaacccgtccccccacacggatgcggagggaggccaccctctcgttcaccggggaaaaccccaacgtgcaggcaccgagatggggggcaacaagtatgccaaccccagctcggcgcctctcaccatgggcaactccagagtggaagaatgtccagcccctctcaaggagactggttccggagccagagcggtgcgtcgaggtgagtccgactatctctagtcggaacctctcaacctcgcgcacaagctcaggctccttccccaccagagaggtgacattccacgtcccaagagccagcttctgcagccgaggatcggaacgccaaggtccccgccctccactgctacccgttacacattgcacccgacccctttggcccctccgataggtggtgagcccatcggaagggggacccatgtcgcctcttcgggctgagcccggccgggctccatgggcaaaagcccggccaccagacgctcgccaacgtgccccacctccaggcctggctccagagtggggccccggtgacccgcgtccgggcgagggaacacgaggtccaacaattgtactcatcataaggggagttttgggctgcgctttgtctggtccctcacctaggacctgtctgccttgggtgaccctgctaggggcttaaagcccctgacagcatagctcctaggatcattgggacactcaaacccctccaccacggtaaggtggcagcccagggaggggctaaacattgtggtcttcattatttcataaaaccgtgacAGCCTTTTAAATTCTGGTATAGtcacagattaggaacagatgttttgggggagtattaaagagaaagttaTTAATATGAGAGAAAAagtcctaggacaataaagtaaaaataaaaagacaaaaatggtaatattatgagaaaaacgtcatattatgagaattaaggggggacatttccagaatagtcacagtttgcagaactattttagTCCTgaagtaatagggccaggttagattattttaattatttttaatttttacgagtataaagtcaggagaatgaagccaaagggatacaaaaataaacttgtaatattacaaaaataaaaatattacgaatataaagtatgttctgacattaaagtccctctgatactgtttaagtgactgagtccaaatgcagatttgccacattcaacatggcggacgctctgacgcatccgcagcataggcagaacccgcccaacgaggcgtctacgtatataatgtctatgataTTATCAACCACCCTTGTGGATCAGGAGGTGGTTCCACTGTCTGTAGTCTCACCTGCGATGAGGCGGACTAAGGCAGCCATTACAGAAACAACGATGTAGCTCTATTGTTTTTatctggaaacaaaaaaaaaacaagggtcCGTGACTTTCATATGTTATCtatattaaaggagaagtccggtcaaaatcagaattcaaactgctgaaagtactttaaatataaaactactacatactgtgcaaaaaattataagtttttttaattaataataattctcatttaataatgtttatttggaggaatccatcttggccaagaatagtactgtcacctcccattttttgacgtcactcggcggacccgctgttgagcaagtttcaacgctctgtttgtcacgcgcactattttccaagatggcgaggGCTGGTGCTCTGTatgaagcagagagtgatgaagtacttggtgacagtgatgagagttctgtggagtcatcatcatctgatagcatatggattttttagaagagtttcttgacagaaaccggacttttgacggaatccagcctaCCTTTTTCcattgcaaactcagtcgggtcctacagaaTATATCTATAcacgcctgtgtgtgtgtgtgtgtgtgtgtgtgtgtgtgtatgtgcgcgCTCCGCGCAGCACGGCTTTGAGCCGTGGAgcgcgcacacaaacacacacacacacacacacacacacacacacagcggaggagagatcgctgaagtgacttaagttagcTGATTATTATAGTAtaagtattaaaatataagagcattccagcacatgctgggcgGAGCACAGCTTTGCACGGCGCTGCAGctgagcgcgcgcacacacagacacaaacacacacacaaacacacacacacacacagcggaggagagatcccTGAAGTGACTgtgttgaaataagcaatgtttttttccatttttaccagttgtgttggaacatccgatggccatgtaCGTGGGCATTGTTCCTTTAGCAATTGCTCgtgggaatgtcagcggtgaagtcctctggaaatctgaaaaaattattgatgatcgcagctatgtaaaacggctcctattgactttgcatggaaagcggagagaaatgctgtcgccgcttccgcttttccacgccccaggatgtgatgtcaaacgccccttactgcccaaatatgggcagtaatgtcagcccccatacacagtgattcagacgacaatttatgtttttattttcttattgattaaagataagttcattaaataaccacaaacgtattagttttagttatagctaatgataccctgatttttccttgttgaccggacttcccctttaacacTGGCagactgggaagaaaaaaaaaacaatacctaggggcaaataaaaacatattttttggacttaaaacgggaaacatttttatttttgctttctaACAGTAAAAACCTGGACACCAATGATGCCAGCTTTCCAAGAACCTGCTTTGAAAATatcactgatattttttttacttacttataTATGTATAGCCTACATATGAAATATTATAGGATATTAATAACCTTTAAAAGGCCAGTATGCTTACATAGTTACATCGTCATCAGAAAAACCCTAAAGACAACATATAATTGTCCAACTTCACACACTAATTAGTCCAAAGGGAGCCTTGCGGAAATTAGGACTAGctgctttaaaggggacatatatCAAGCTTTataattcttccttttcacatcaAAATCATTCGATTGTGGTCaatataaagtggaacagcaatgctttggtctgaattccttgttaattctTTCCCACGATCTGCCTTTTTACCCCAGTTCTGAGtcgtgtctgagagcaactggtTTTGGCGACGTCTTTTAAataaaggattgtgggattccttgtGGCTCCTTATCGCCAGTGAGGCACATGTTGAGCTCCCTATGTGAAAGGACGTCTgctaggaagcatacaggctcttTTTCCTACCCTTACTGGCTGCAGTGCACTAACAGGTGAACACACTTCCTCTTTAGCTGACCAGTTCTTACCAATTATACCTTTTCAGACGTAGATTCATCTTCTTGTAGCTTCGCCACCCtttagcttggactacaaaataaCTCGGAGAAAAGAAAATGGTGGATTCATGAGACtggtaagctttttttttttaagcagttctgcagcaaatactgtgatgaaatagttaaaataaataatgtgaccCAAAAAAGAATAtcaagatatctacgcagcacctggagagacttCATTCAACCTTTCTTCAGTCCTAGAGACTccaacaacacaacaaaatgtatttaagcatTTTGCACATCCTGAAAGgttgactattttttttattattattttcaattaCTTCGAATCTTAacaattttaacagtttttaactcttattttttttattttagtttgtgtTTGGTCCATTTTAGTTTTACTGTTATTCTCAACACGTGCAGCACTTtgaccttttatttttaaagtgctttataaataaaggggGCATGGCATGGATCAAATAGCGCCATCTGGTGGGCAAACATAAAAACGATGTTTAGTGGATATGAGACGAGCATCTCAGCgtaaaccactgagctatataatacactggagtgctgattttgccgaaaaactgaagtcaccggccgccatcttgctactccctactctcacagaatcccacaggatttggttgcaacaacagttgcagttttctggctgagtgaaaacgtttcacaggtaattctacagtcagtggatgtactaacactatcaactactaggaaactaggtgctgaaatattttacatgttattcataatatatatatatatatatatatatatatatatatatatatatatatatatatatatatatatatatatatatatatgtgtatatgtatatatgtatatatgtatacacatatgtaaatatatgtttttgtatattgttatttatatatttataaatgttaaacatatatatttaaatgaataaaatgcaaaatatttcagcacatgactttctcagtacttgatatttttagaacataacataaaactatatggcatgtgacattttaaaagtcttaagcccccctgaacatgagaaaatcctagttattcgatgctgtagcgcacatattccctagttacaggaggaaaatagggagtaccaatatggcggctggtggcttcaaagcgactcgttcaaacagacggtgattagcactccagtgtataatatagctcagtggcgtaAACAATCGTCTGTGGAGTTTATAGCTGAAAGCAACGATTCTCCCAAAGAACCCGATTTAAATAGAAAGCTACATACGTCCCAAAAtcattttcccctttttaatcagaatcaacATGAGCTAAAGACACGGGGCGATGAAGATGCTGCGTGAGGGCGAAGAGGTCGTGCCGCTGTGAGGAAGACGATGCCGACAGAAGAGGCGAGGCGCTCGTCAGCGAGTACAAATAAAAGCAGACATTTATTGTGTCAGATCTACTGTACATGTGTCGTCTTACAGCAGCACAGTGACTCGTACAAAAGGATAACTGGAATGTTTGTTCAGTAATACTGACGTGTACCATATAAGGAAAGCAGTCTgttacatcatcatcatcatcatcgtcttcATCAGAGGTATTACATCTGCTATAGTACCGGTCCACCCGCGGGGGGGGGAACAGCTCCGGTCTGAGCGGAGTCCGTGCGCGgctcggcggcggcggcggcgtaaAGTCACGCGGCGCTCTTGGTGGGAAGCTCCGTGCTGTTGTGCCGCGTCTTGCGAGACGTGCCGTCGTCCCGCGGCCGCGCTTTCTGCAGGCTGGACATGGCGGCGGTGCGCTCGATGTCGATGAGGGCGTACAGCTCGGTGCGCCGCGTGGGCGTGGTCGGGGGCAGCGGGGAGGTGGGGGTGCGGGGCGTGTGGGGGTTGCTGCCGTCCGAGGCGCCTTTGtttccgccgccgccgccgccgtccaTCTCCACCTCGATGTAGTTCAGAGTCTTGGGCGGCTCCGCGTGGCCCGGCAGCGGCGGCCGGCGGAAGTCGAAGTTAAAAATGGTGGGTCCGTCGGTGCGCCGGCGGGCCGTGTCGGGCCGGTGCGCGCTGAGCGGCGCCGTCACGTTCTCCGTGTTGACGTAGTTGTGCGAGGGCTCCAGGACGGCGGACAGCGGGTGGGAGTAGGAGTGCTGCAGCAGGCTGTGGTGGTTGTATCCGTTGAGCGACGGCGTCTTCAGCCCGCCGTCGgcgctctcctcctcctccgcgcTCGGCTTCCTGGCCTCCCACACCGGCGGCAGCGCCGGCAGGTTCTCGTAGTCCAGCAGCGCCGTGCGCCGCTGGGCCGAGTTGTTGGCGTTCTGCGAGTCGGGCGTCAGGGGCGGCGGGCGGTGGCGGCGGGGAGCCGTGGATGGgttggaggaggaagaggaggaggaggaggagccgtTGGGGTGCGGCGTGAGCGGCTCCGCCGGCGCGGGGGCCGGCGTGGGGCCGTTGGTCTCCAGGAGCTCGGCcgcctcctgcagctcctgctgccTCTTCTTCTCCATCTGCTGCTTCTGAACGGGGGTGGGGCCCAGCACGAAGCGCACCCCCTGAGGCTCCAGCAGCACCTGGGGCTCCGGCTGGGGGGCGGGGGCCACGGGGGCGGCGGGCTCCAGGCGGGCCCTGGGAGGAGGCGGCGGGGTGGGAGGGCACTGAGACTGTGGGGAGGTGGGGCTCTCCAGGGGAGTGATGACAGCGAGCGGGCTGGGCTGCTCCTCCAGGAGTCCTGTGGTGTTCACATAGGTGTGCACCTGCAAGGCAGAAAGCAGCGGCGTTAAACACGACGAGCGGCGCTGATGTCAGGTGTttcaagtagggctggacgatgtatatatatatatatatatatattagggctgggcaagttaacgcgttaatttcgcgttaactcattagactattaacggcgatattttctttaacgcgcattaacgcatgttgctcacatgcttttattttgtgaaggtctgttgctgcggtgtaggggtttgaatcagaacagtaggtggcgataatgcgccaataacctcgctgtcagcccagcctcagattcaaagaggaagaaaggtactggccggaaaaaaacaaagccgacatgcggaaggcggtgtttcccgcaggaatttgcttaggcgaggcggtgagttggcggccggaacaagttttgtgcggagcggagcgggggggggggtctgcatcgacgccgtcggtgaagtcgcttctcgtttcaaagtatccatgtgtttttgcctgtttttcccctgccattcactatatgcacgcgagaaagcaacaacaaaaaaccgcgtgtcaacgtggaaataaacatgcaagcatatcgagttagcaagcatttcagtttaaagttcttccagcatcaaatatgacagaaacaagttagttggaaccactgccaagttaaactttggtattgaacataaaatggtaatgctgctccctgctgttacctcagaaatt
This genomic stretch from Fundulus heteroclitus isolate FHET01 chromosome 2, MU-UCD_Fhet_4.1, whole genome shotgun sequence harbors:
- the frs2b gene encoding fibroblast growth factor receptor substrate 2 isoform X1, with product MGSCLSCPEKESVPDNHQSKFRVINVDDDGNELGSGVMELTESELVLHTHRRDDVRWPYLCLRRYGYDSNLFSFESGRRCQTGQGIFAFKCSRAEEIFNMLQEVMQNHSISVVEEAVLDPNQQGPLTPAALGYSVPTVPNGVSRLPSVGETPSHPSTRHPSVASTRLPSVGEESTHPLLVADDAVHTYVNTTGLLEEQPSPLAVITPLESPTSPQSQCPPTPPPPPRARLEPAAPVAPAPQPEPQVLLEPQGVRFVLGPTPVQKQQMEKKRQQELQEAAELLETNGPTPAPAPAEPLTPHPNGSSSSSSSSSNPSTAPRRHRPPPLTPDSQNANNSAQRRTALLDYENLPALPPVWEARKPSAEEEESADGGLKTPSLNGYNHHSLLQHSYSHPLSAVLEPSHNYVNTENVTAPLSAHRPDTARRRTDGPTIFNFDFRRPPLPGHAEPPKTLNYIEVEMDGGGGGGNKGASDGSNPHTPRTPTSPLPPTTPTRRTELYALIDIERTAAMSSLQKARPRDDGTSRKTRHNSTELPTKSAA
- the frs2b gene encoding fibroblast growth factor receptor substrate 2 isoform X2, whose amino-acid sequence is MLQEVMQNHSISVVEEAVLDPNQQGPLTPAALGYSVPTVPNGVSRLPSVGETPSHPSTRHPSVASTRLPSVGEESTHPLLVADDAVHTYVNTTGLLEEQPSPLAVITPLESPTSPQSQCPPTPPPPPRARLEPAAPVAPAPQPEPQVLLEPQGVRFVLGPTPVQKQQMEKKRQQELQEAAELLETNGPTPAPAPAEPLTPHPNGSSSSSSSSSNPSTAPRRHRPPPLTPDSQNANNSAQRRTALLDYENLPALPPVWEARKPSAEEEESADGGLKTPSLNGYNHHSLLQHSYSHPLSAVLEPSHNYVNTENVTAPLSAHRPDTARRRTDGPTIFNFDFRRPPLPGHAEPPKTLNYIEVEMDGGGGGGNKGASDGSNPHTPRTPTSPLPPTTPTRRTELYALIDIERTAAMSSLQKARPRDDGTSRKTRHNSTELPTKSAA